One genomic region from Prochlorococcus marinus CUG1433 encodes:
- a CDS encoding class II fumarate hydratase, translating into MKKNFRIEKDSMGTIEVPIEALWGAQTQRSIINFSIGEELIPIELIYSLTLIKKAASIANFNLGLIDKRKKDLIVEACREILNGLHDSQFPLKVWQTGSGTQTNMNINEVISNIAALKTNSELGSHQPIHPNDDVNKSQSTNDTFPAAIQISVVNEIIKNLVPTIRKLTKILDKKSEEWKDLIKIGRTHFQDAVPLTFGQEISGWSEQLKDAENAIIMSLNELYFLPLGGTAVGTGINCPKGFCEESIKSISNDTNLMFYKSKNNFSIMASHDRLAQVMSQIKILAGALFKISNDIKILSSGPRSGIYELIIPQNEPGSSIMPGKVNPTQCEALSMVCTQIMGLEYAVSMANSSGTLQMNEYKPLIGFNILTSLKLLKNAIENFRIKLVDGMEPNQKKMKLNLENSLMLVTAIVPKVGYEKAAAIANLAFKESLNLKEATLKLGYLNEDEFDEAMNINSMI; encoded by the coding sequence ATGAAAAAAAACTTTAGGATTGAAAAAGATAGTATGGGAACAATAGAAGTTCCCATCGAAGCTTTATGGGGTGCTCAAACACAAAGATCGATAATAAATTTTTCTATTGGAGAAGAATTAATTCCAATTGAGTTAATTTACTCACTCACCCTCATAAAAAAAGCTGCTTCAATTGCGAATTTCAATTTAGGATTAATAGATAAAAGGAAAAAAGATTTAATTGTTGAGGCATGTAGAGAAATACTCAATGGGCTTCATGATTCACAGTTTCCCTTAAAGGTTTGGCAAACAGGTAGTGGCACGCAAACAAATATGAATATAAATGAGGTAATTTCAAATATTGCAGCATTAAAAACAAATTCAGAGCTTGGTAGTCATCAACCAATTCATCCGAATGATGATGTAAATAAATCTCAGTCAACTAATGATACTTTTCCTGCTGCTATTCAAATATCTGTTGTTAATGAAATAATCAAAAATTTAGTTCCAACGATAAGAAAACTTACTAAGATCCTTGATAAAAAAAGTGAAGAATGGAAAGACCTTATAAAGATAGGAAGAACCCATTTTCAAGATGCAGTACCTCTTACTTTCGGGCAAGAAATATCAGGATGGTCAGAGCAACTTAAAGATGCGGAGAATGCAATTATTATGAGTCTAAATGAATTGTATTTCTTACCTTTGGGAGGAACAGCAGTTGGTACAGGGATTAATTGTCCAAAAGGATTTTGCGAAGAGTCTATCAAATCAATTTCCAATGATACTAATTTAATGTTCTATAAATCAAAAAATAATTTTTCAATAATGGCCTCTCATGATCGTTTAGCTCAAGTAATGAGTCAGATAAAAATATTAGCAGGTGCATTATTTAAAATTTCAAATGATATAAAAATTCTATCTTCTGGCCCAAGATCAGGAATATATGAATTAATTATTCCTCAAAATGAACCTGGAAGTTCTATTATGCCGGGTAAAGTTAATCCGACTCAATGCGAAGCTTTATCGATGGTTTGCACTCAGATAATGGGTCTTGAATATGCAGTTTCAATGGCAAATTCTAGCGGCACTTTACAGATGAATGAATATAAGCCTCTTATTGGATTTAATATTCTTACAAGTTTAAAATTACTTAAAAATGCAATAGAAAACTTCAGAATAAAATTAGTTGATGGGATGGAACCTAATCAAAAGAAAATGAAGTTAAATCTAGAAAATTCACTAATGTTGGTTACAGCCATAGTGCCTAAAGTTGGTTATGAAAAAGCAGCTGCAATTGCAAACCTTGCCTTCAAAGAATCCTTAAATTTAAAAGAGGCAACACTTAAATTAGGTTATTTAAACGAAGATGAATTTGATGAAGCAATGAATATTAATTCAATGATTTGA
- a CDS encoding adenylosuccinate lyase, which yields MIERYTLPEMGKIWTESAKFQSWLKVEMAACEANFSLGKIPESAMKEIRSNAKFDESRITEIEKEVKHDVIAFLTSVNEFVGDSGRYIHVGMTSSDVLDTGLSLQLKDSCELLSEEIGNLENEVRLLARKHKNTLMIGRSHAIHGEPISFGFKLAGWLAEIIRNKKRLFTLKESVAIGQISGAMGTYANTNPKVEKITCDLLGLKPDTASTQVISRDRHAEYVQTIALVGASLDRFATEIRNLQRTDVLEVEEGFTKGQKGSSAMPHKRNPIRSERVSGLARILRSYVLTALENVPLWHERDISHSSNERIMLPDVSICLHFMLREMKDIVSNLEVYPNNMLKNLNIYGGVIFSQKVLLLLVEKGLSREKAYSLVQKNAHQAWNTQNGNFKQNIERDNEIMNFIDQTDLEECFNPSIHLNNLSVIWEKLGI from the coding sequence GTGATCGAGCGTTACACATTACCCGAAATGGGGAAAATCTGGACTGAAAGCGCAAAATTCCAGAGTTGGCTAAAGGTTGAAATGGCTGCATGTGAAGCAAATTTTTCCCTCGGAAAAATTCCCGAGAGTGCCATGAAAGAAATACGTTCAAATGCAAAATTTGATGAATCTAGAATTACAGAAATTGAGAAAGAAGTTAAACATGATGTCATAGCCTTTCTTACAAGCGTTAATGAATTTGTAGGAGATTCTGGAAGATATATACATGTTGGTATGACCAGTAGTGATGTACTTGATACTGGCTTATCTCTTCAGTTAAAAGATTCTTGCGAATTGTTATCAGAGGAAATTGGGAACCTAGAAAATGAAGTCAGATTATTAGCAAGGAAGCATAAAAATACATTAATGATTGGCAGATCTCATGCAATTCATGGGGAGCCAATTTCCTTCGGTTTTAAACTTGCTGGATGGTTAGCAGAAATAATAAGAAACAAAAAAAGATTGTTTACACTAAAAGAATCCGTCGCAATTGGACAAATAAGTGGAGCAATGGGAACTTACGCTAATACTAATCCCAAAGTAGAAAAAATAACTTGTGATTTACTAGGCTTAAAACCAGATACAGCGAGTACCCAAGTTATATCAAGAGACAGACATGCAGAATATGTTCAAACTATTGCACTAGTTGGCGCTTCTCTAGATAGATTCGCAACTGAAATAAGAAATTTACAAAGGACTGATGTTTTAGAAGTTGAAGAGGGCTTTACAAAAGGGCAAAAAGGAAGTTCTGCCATGCCTCATAAAAGAAATCCTATTCGAAGTGAAAGAGTAAGCGGTTTAGCAAGAATTTTGAGGAGTTACGTCTTAACAGCACTGGAAAATGTTCCACTTTGGCACGAAAGAGATATTAGCCATAGTTCAAATGAACGTATCATGTTACCTGACGTATCAATATGTTTACATTTTATGCTCAGAGAAATGAAAGATATAGTAAGCAATTTGGAAGTTTATCCAAACAATATGCTCAAAAACTTAAATATATATGGTGGTGTAATCTTTAGTCAGAAAGTTTTACTTTTGCTTGTAGAGAAGGGCTTGTCTAGAGAAAAGGCTTATAGCTTAGTACAAAAAAATGCGCATCAGGCCTGGAATACTCAGAATGGGAATTTCAAACAAAATATAGAGAGAGATAATGAAATAATGAATTTTATTGATCAAACTGACTTAGAAGAATGTTTTAATCCTTCAATTCATCTCAATAATTTAAGTGTAATATGGGAGAAGTTAGGTATCTAG
- a CDS encoding TlyA family RNA methyltransferase encodes MIKKSRLDLYLLNKGLCETRQKAQGLILAGKVRDINGKVLDKPGQQVLIGSEFFIDSAPMFVSRGGEKLLEAFKKLEIKVKDKICIDAGISTGGFTDCLLQQGAKLVYGIDVGYGQTAWKIRNNPKVILFERTNIRNLKPNDLLSRSNELPNFVVADLSFISLKLVFKSIGNLLEGDCIEGIFLIKPQFEVGKDKVSKGGVVRNPKFHTEAIESVIYAAKNFQWNIKNLIASPLIGPAGNHEYLAWMTLGSQSNKSINSEYIQNLVKETL; translated from the coding sequence ATGATTAAAAAAAGTAGATTAGATCTTTATCTTCTAAATAAAGGTTTATGTGAAACTCGTCAAAAAGCTCAAGGTTTAATTCTTGCGGGCAAGGTTAGAGATATCAATGGGAAAGTATTGGATAAACCTGGGCAACAAGTATTAATTGGATCTGAGTTTTTTATTGATTCCGCGCCTATGTTTGTATCAAGGGGCGGCGAAAAATTATTGGAGGCATTTAAAAAACTTGAAATTAAAGTAAAAGACAAAATATGTATAGATGCAGGTATATCTACTGGGGGATTTACTGATTGCCTATTGCAACAAGGCGCAAAGTTAGTTTATGGGATAGATGTTGGTTATGGACAAACTGCATGGAAGATTAGAAATAACCCCAAAGTTATACTTTTTGAACGAACTAATATTCGAAATTTAAAACCTAATGATCTTTTATCTAGAAGTAATGAATTACCAAATTTTGTTGTTGCTGATTTGTCTTTTATTTCATTAAAGTTAGTTTTTAAATCCATTGGTAATTTATTAGAAGGTGATTGTATAGAGGGAATATTTTTAATTAAACCCCAATTTGAGGTAGGTAAAGATAAAGTGAGTAAAGGAGGTGTTGTTCGCAATCCTAAATTCCATACTGAGGCTATAGAGTCTGTTATCTATGCTGCTAAGAATTTCCAATGGAATATAAAGAATTTGATAGCTTCTCCGCTGATAGGTCCTGCTGGGAATCATGAATATCTAGCTTGGATGACCTTAGGAAGTCAATCAAATAAAAGTATTAATAGTGAATATATACAAAATTTAGTAAAAGAAACTCTTTGA
- a CDS encoding P-II family nitrogen regulator translates to MKKIEAIIRPFKLEDVKIALVNSGIVGMTVSEVRGFGRQKGQVERYRGSEFTVEFLQKLKVEVVVEDEKVNSVIDAIAEAAKTGEIGDGKIFITSIDSVVRIRTGDKDEEAL, encoded by the coding sequence ATGAAGAAAATTGAAGCAATCATACGTCCATTTAAGCTTGAGGATGTAAAAATTGCATTAGTAAATTCCGGTATTGTTGGAATGACAGTTAGTGAAGTTAGAGGTTTTGGAAGGCAAAAAGGACAAGTTGAAAGATATAGAGGTTCCGAATTTACTGTTGAATTCCTTCAAAAACTTAAAGTAGAAGTTGTCGTAGAAGATGAAAAGGTTAATTCAGTCATAGATGCGATTGCTGAAGCAGCAAAAACTGGAGAGATAGGTGACGGAAAAATATTCATCACATCAATTGATTCAGTCGTAAGAATTAGAACTGGCGACAAAGACGAAGAAGCTCTTTAA
- the queF gene encoding NADPH-dependent 7-cyano-7-deazaguanine reductase QueF, whose amino-acid sequence MSTAKLEDSTQRPLYGERIIEESKIICFDNPNKKRIYEISIQLPEFTCKCPFSGYPDFAKLNIVYQPNLKVYELKSLKLYINNFRDIKISHEEVVNRIMDDLVNEGSPHWIHLNAAFNPRGNVSMQLDIFSGQKRN is encoded by the coding sequence ATGAGTACAGCTAAATTAGAAGATTCGACTCAAAGACCGCTATATGGTGAAAGAATTATTGAAGAATCAAAAATAATTTGTTTCGATAATCCAAATAAGAAAAGAATTTATGAAATTTCTATTCAGTTACCTGAATTTACATGTAAGTGCCCCTTTTCTGGTTATCCAGATTTTGCAAAGCTAAATATTGTTTATCAACCTAATTTGAAAGTCTATGAGTTGAAGTCTTTAAAGCTTTATATTAATAATTTTAGGGATATAAAAATATCACATGAGGAAGTTGTGAATAGAATTATGGATGATTTAGTGAATGAAGGTTCACCTCACTGGATACATTTAAATGCTGCATTTAACCCCAGAGGGAATGTTTCTATGCAGTTAGATATTTTTAGTGGGCAGAAAAGAAATTAA
- a CDS encoding cytochrome c biogenesis protein ResB, with product MIIFKNLILKISSLRFAISLIIFIAIASGIGTFIPQGSNNKFYIDNFDSAPIFGFLNGEKVLKLQLDHIYTSFWFLLTLILLCISLAACSFRRQIPSLKASLNWIEYNSEKKFSKLQLTTSHPINQDGEHISKVDLLLKKKGWKTYKFNSHISARKGLIGKIGPLVVHIGLIVLLIGSAYGSFTSQSKEQYLLPGETLNLVNENTNSKTNVKLVDFSIERESDGVPKQFISKLNFSSEDLNLNEMKITKVNHPIRVKGLTIYQADWAISNVVLEIDNILYQLQLKEIPEIGNQVWGVLVELGSENKKNFLLTIDNENGPLKISNIENFSGNNLYINDDPLEINSSKVSLKKIIPSSGLIIKNDPSIPFIYFSFILIIFGTIISLIPTNQLWILVNKESQKLSIGGLSNKNLVGFKKEFFKLSDEIKNF from the coding sequence ATGATTATTTTTAAGAATCTAATTTTAAAAATATCAAGTTTAAGATTCGCTATATCGCTGATAATCTTCATTGCTATTGCCAGTGGAATAGGTACTTTTATACCTCAAGGTAGTAATAATAAATTCTATATAGATAATTTCGATAGTGCTCCTATTTTTGGATTTTTAAATGGAGAAAAAGTCTTAAAACTTCAATTGGATCATATATATACAAGCTTTTGGTTTTTATTAACATTAATTCTTCTTTGCATTTCTTTGGCAGCTTGTAGTTTCAGGAGGCAAATTCCTTCATTAAAAGCTTCATTAAATTGGATTGAATATAATAGCGAAAAAAAATTTAGCAAACTGCAACTAACTACAAGTCATCCAATCAATCAAGATGGAGAACATATATCAAAAGTAGATTTATTACTTAAAAAAAAAGGATGGAAAACATACAAATTTAATAGTCATATTTCTGCAAGAAAGGGGTTAATTGGAAAAATCGGTCCTTTAGTAGTACATATCGGATTAATAGTCTTACTTATAGGTTCAGCATATGGAAGTTTTACAAGTCAATCAAAAGAACAATATTTACTGCCTGGAGAAACTTTAAACCTTGTTAATGAGAACACAAACTCAAAAACCAATGTAAAATTAGTAGATTTTTCTATAGAACGTGAAAGTGATGGTGTGCCCAAACAGTTTATTTCAAAATTAAATTTTTCTTCGGAAGATCTAAATTTAAATGAAATGAAAATAACCAAAGTTAATCATCCAATCAGGGTTAAAGGATTAACTATTTATCAAGCAGATTGGGCAATATCAAATGTTGTTTTAGAAATAGATAATATCCTTTATCAATTACAATTAAAGGAGATTCCAGAAATCGGTAATCAAGTTTGGGGAGTTTTAGTTGAATTAGGATCGGAGAATAAAAAAAATTTCCTTTTAACAATAGATAATGAAAATGGTCCACTTAAAATTTCGAATATAGAAAATTTTTCCGGGAATAATCTTTATATCAATGACGATCCTTTAGAAATTAACTCTTCAAAAGTATCTCTGAAAAAAATAATCCCCAGCAGTGGATTAATAATTAAAAATGATCCGTCTATACCATTTATTTACTTTTCTTTTATCTTAATAATTTTTGGAACAATAATAAGTCTTATACCAACTAACCAATTATGGATTCTGGTAAATAAAGAATCACAAAAGTTATCTATTGGTGGCCTTAGTAATAAAAATCTAGTTGGTTTTAAAAAAGAATTTTTTAAATTATCAGACGAAATAAAAAATTTTTAA
- a CDS encoding sulfite exporter TauE/SafE family protein — MQNGLNNPGPFTIFLVFSAGLLTSLGPCSLSLLPVTIAYVGGTEKNKFKLLSFSGGVVFSLVALGAASGFLGKIYGQIPSYYTSFVALIAIIMGLNLLGILKFQFPNVPDIKIIEDKIPKFIAPFAIGTTFGIASSPCITPVLATLLAWVSQAKNPIISIIFLFFFGIGQVTPLIIAGATAENLKQFLALRKFSQIIPTLSGIFLVSLGLLNLFSNWI; from the coding sequence TTGCAGAATGGTCTTAATAATCCTGGTCCATTTACTATATTTTTGGTTTTCAGCGCAGGGCTTTTAACAAGTCTTGGGCCATGCTCGTTATCATTACTTCCAGTCACAATTGCTTATGTAGGAGGAACAGAGAAAAATAAATTTAAACTTCTTAGTTTTTCAGGAGGTGTAGTTTTTTCGCTTGTTGCACTGGGGGCTGCGAGTGGATTCTTAGGCAAAATATATGGGCAAATTCCATCTTATTACACTTCATTTGTTGCCCTAATAGCAATAATAATGGGTTTAAATTTATTAGGAATTCTAAAGTTTCAGTTTCCGAATGTACCTGATATTAAAATAATTGAAGATAAAATACCAAAATTTATAGCGCCTTTTGCCATAGGGACTACTTTTGGAATAGCTTCTTCACCTTGCATTACTCCAGTTTTAGCAACTCTTTTGGCTTGGGTATCGCAAGCTAAAAACCCGATAATATCTATTATTTTTTTATTTTTCTTTGGGATAGGCCAAGTAACCCCATTAATCATTGCAGGAGCTACTGCAGAAAACTTAAAGCAATTTTTAGCTCTTAGAAAATTTAGTCAAATAATTCCGACTTTAAGTGGGATATTTTTAGTTTCTCTAGGGTTATTAAATTTATTTTCAAATTGGATTTAA
- a CDS encoding FtsW/RodA/SpoVE family cell cycle protein, which translates to MEISQEKIKYKRISKRKKSLRSNYEKNSSNLKEFIFPLPWTIWPYEAKILVILVGIWSILGICILGSSSWWVASREMGNWAFFLKKQIIWTIPGVSLFYLALNTNIRNLLKFSRIIFYILFFLIFLTNITGITVNGSSRWLILGNLRLQPSELIKPFLILEASNLFAHWNLIKHERKLISIVSFGLLILFILKQPNLSTASLTGILLWIMGLCGGIKLSSLCSFASLGIITGCISILNNEYQKLRVTSFINPWKDQQESGFQLVQSLLAIGSGGLFGQGFGLSIQKLQYLPFMYTDFIFAIFAEEFGLLGCTFFLGFLAVFSYISLRIALKCRNNYTKLVAIGCGVLLTGQSIMHIAVATGSMPTTGLPLPFISYGGNSLIASFFIAGMLLRCSLESTGFIGMINTRKTLN; encoded by the coding sequence TTGGAGATTAGTCAAGAAAAAATAAAATATAAAAGAATTTCTAAAAGAAAAAAATCCCTCCGTTCCAATTACGAAAAGAATTCGAGTAATTTAAAAGAATTTATATTTCCATTACCTTGGACAATTTGGCCTTATGAGGCAAAAATCCTAGTTATCCTAGTTGGGATTTGGTCAATTTTAGGAATATGCATTCTAGGTTCATCAAGTTGGTGGGTCGCTAGTAGAGAAATGGGGAATTGGGCTTTCTTTTTAAAAAAACAAATTATTTGGACAATTCCTGGAGTCAGTTTATTCTATTTAGCACTTAATACGAATATCAGAAATCTTTTAAAATTTTCAAGGATTATTTTTTATATTTTATTTTTTTTGATTTTTCTAACCAATATCACTGGAATTACAGTAAATGGATCTTCAAGATGGCTGATATTAGGTAATTTACGTTTGCAACCTTCTGAATTAATTAAACCTTTTTTAATTCTCGAAGCTTCTAACCTTTTCGCGCATTGGAATCTTATTAAACATGAGAGGAAATTAATTTCTATAGTCTCTTTTGGTTTATTAATTCTATTTATACTAAAGCAACCCAACTTAAGTACTGCATCACTAACTGGAATTCTTTTGTGGATTATGGGTTTATGTGGAGGCATAAAACTTAGTTCTCTTTGCTCCTTTGCTTCATTAGGAATCATTACTGGATGTATTAGCATCCTTAATAACGAATATCAAAAACTTAGGGTTACTTCATTTATTAATCCCTGGAAAGATCAACAAGAGAGTGGTTTTCAATTAGTTCAAAGTTTATTAGCAATAGGTTCTGGTGGTTTATTTGGACAAGGTTTTGGCCTATCCATACAAAAATTACAGTACCTACCATTTATGTACACAGATTTTATTTTTGCCATTTTTGCAGAAGAATTTGGTTTATTGGGATGTACTTTTTTCTTAGGTTTTCTAGCAGTTTTCTCTTATATAAGTTTAAGAATTGCTCTTAAGTGCAGGAATAACTATACAAAATTAGTTGCTATCGGATGTGGTGTATTGTTAACAGGTCAATCAATAATGCATATTGCTGTAGCAACAGGTTCAATGCCTACTACAGGATTACCACTACCTTTCATTAGTTATGGTGGAAATTCTTTAATAGCATCTTTTTTTATTGCGGGAATGTTACTGAGATGTTCATTAGAATCAACTGGATTCATAGGTATGATTAATACACGAAAGACTCTTAATTAG
- a CDS encoding F0F1 ATP synthase subunit A gives MFFNSLLTNFAALEVGQHLYWQIGNIRLHGQVFLTSWILLGALLVFISLGTKKMENDPKGLQNLLEFLWDYIRDLARTQIGEKVYRDWMPFIGTLFLFVFVSNWGGALIPWRLIKLPSGELGAPTADINTTIALALLVSLSYFYAGLSNKGWRYFEYYVHPTPIMLPFKILEDFTKPLSLSFRLFGNILADELVVGVLVFLVPLILPIPVMFLGLFTSAIQALIFATLAAYYIGEAVEEHH, from the coding sequence ATGTTTTTTAATTCCTTGCTAACAAATTTTGCAGCATTAGAAGTTGGTCAACATCTTTATTGGCAAATTGGAAATATTAGACTTCATGGCCAGGTATTCTTGACATCTTGGATATTATTAGGTGCTTTATTAGTTTTTATATCTCTCGGAACTAAAAAAATGGAAAATGATCCAAAGGGATTACAAAATTTGCTCGAATTCTTGTGGGATTACATAAGAGATCTTGCTAGGACACAAATTGGAGAAAAAGTTTATAGGGATTGGATGCCATTCATAGGAACTTTGTTTTTATTCGTATTTGTTAGTAACTGGGGAGGTGCTTTAATCCCTTGGAGATTGATAAAGTTACCAAGTGGTGAGTTGGGAGCGCCTACAGCTGATATAAATACGACAATAGCCCTCGCTCTTCTGGTCTCTTTATCTTATTTCTATGCTGGTTTAAGTAATAAGGGTTGGCGATATTTCGAATATTATGTTCATCCAACTCCAATAATGCTTCCTTTTAAAATTTTAGAGGACTTTACAAAACCATTATCATTATCCTTCAGGCTATTTGGAAATATTTTGGCTGACGAATTGGTTGTTGGAGTTTTAGTTTTTTTAGTCCCGCTAATTTTACCTATACCTGTTATGTTTCTAGGATTGTTTACTAGTGCAATTCAGGCATTAATTTTTGCGACCCTAGCCGCCTACTATATAGGAGAAGCTGTTGAAGAACATCATTAG
- the atpE gene encoding ATP synthase F0 subunit C: MDSITSAASVVAAGLAVGLGAIGPGLGQGNAAQGAVEGIARQPEAEGKIRGTLLLSFAFMESLTIYGLVVALVLLFANPFS, translated from the coding sequence ATGGATTCGATTACTTCCGCTGCATCAGTTGTAGCTGCTGGTTTAGCAGTTGGTCTAGGTGCTATTGGCCCAGGTCTTGGACAAGGTAACGCAGCTCAAGGTGCTGTTGAGGGTATTGCCCGTCAGCCAGAAGCTGAAGGTAAAATCAGAGGAACTCTTCTTTTGTCTTTCGCTTTCATGGAGTCATTAACAATTTACGGATTAGTTGTGGCTTTGGTACTACTTTTTGCGAATCCTTTTTCCTAA
- a CDS encoding F0F1 ATP synthase subunit B', with protein MLAFNFFGATEGGLFDINATLPLMAIQVVALTYILNSLFFKPVGNVVEKREKFVSNNIIEAKNKLSEVKKLEADLLTQLQSARTEAQRIVSEAENESDKLYKEALELANNEANVSKEKARLEIESQTSAARDQLSKQADDLSELIVNRLILEK; from the coding sequence ATGTTGGCCTTTAATTTTTTTGGTGCTACAGAAGGTGGATTATTTGATATAAATGCCACTTTGCCATTAATGGCAATACAAGTAGTTGCGCTTACTTACATATTAAATTCTCTCTTTTTTAAGCCTGTTGGCAATGTTGTAGAAAAAAGAGAAAAGTTTGTAAGTAATAATATTATTGAGGCCAAAAATAAACTTTCTGAGGTTAAAAAATTAGAAGCTGATTTATTAACTCAGCTTCAAAGTGCTCGTACAGAAGCCCAAAGAATTGTGAGCGAAGCTGAGAATGAGTCTGACAAGCTTTATAAAGAAGCACTAGAACTTGCTAATAATGAAGCAAATGTTTCAAAAGAAAAGGCAAGACTAGAAATTGAAAGTCAAACGTCTGCTGCTCGTGATCAACTTTCTAAACAGGCTGATGATTTAAGCGAACTTATTGTTAATAGATTGATTCTAGAAAAATGA
- a CDS encoding F0F1 ATP synthase subunit B: MNLTLLATEGFGLNFNLFETNILNWAVVVFGLYKFLPGFLGKMLQKRREGILLELKDAEDRLLNATQALEKAKKDLSSAEEKASQIKADSFKRSESIRMESEKKAIEEMARIKQSAISDESSEASRAISQLRKEAVELAIKKALESLPNRLDKTTQENLVTQSIYNIEEN, from the coding sequence ATGAATTTAACTCTTTTAGCTACAGAAGGTTTTGGATTGAACTTTAATTTATTCGAAACTAATATCCTTAATTGGGCTGTAGTGGTTTTCGGTCTTTATAAATTTTTACCTGGTTTCTTAGGTAAAATGCTTCAAAAAAGGAGAGAAGGAATCCTTCTTGAATTAAAAGATGCTGAAGATCGACTCCTAAATGCAACTCAAGCTTTAGAAAAGGCGAAGAAAGATTTATCTTCAGCAGAAGAAAAAGCTTCTCAAATAAAAGCAGATTCTTTTAAAAGATCTGAATCAATCAGAATGGAAAGTGAGAAAAAAGCGATAGAGGAGATGGCACGAATTAAACAAAGTGCAATCTCTGATGAGAGCTCTGAAGCATCTAGAGCAATTTCTCAACTACGAAAAGAAGCTGTTGAACTGGCAATTAAGAAAGCTTTAGAATCTCTTCCAAATCGACTTGATAAAACAACACAAGAAAATTTGGTAACTCAATCAATTTACAATATTGAGGAGAACTAA
- a CDS encoding F0F1 ATP synthase subunit delta encodes MPLLNSVTTPYAEALLQVVNENSQTEEMVSEVKQLLELINDSPELEKALSSPILETDAKKKIIIEIFSNKVNSSLLNFLKLLADRQRIGILTSILDRFLEIYRENSNIALATVTSAVELTDEQKGLITKKIINIAGTEKLELVTKIDPSLIGGFVASVGSKVIDASLASQIRKLGLSLSK; translated from the coding sequence ATGCCACTTTTAAATTCAGTTACTACACCATACGCAGAGGCATTACTTCAAGTTGTGAATGAAAATTCGCAAACTGAAGAGATGGTTTCTGAGGTTAAACAACTTTTGGAATTAATAAATGATTCCCCTGAGTTGGAGAAGGCATTATCCTCTCCCATTTTAGAGACAGATGCTAAGAAGAAAATCATTATTGAAATTTTTTCAAATAAGGTTAATTCTTCTTTACTGAATTTCTTAAAATTATTGGCCGATAGGCAAAGAATTGGAATTCTTACTTCAATTCTTGATAGGTTTTTAGAGATTTACCGAGAAAATAGTAATATTGCTTTGGCAACTGTTACTTCTGCAGTCGAGCTTACTGATGAACAGAAAGGTTTAATTACCAAAAAGATCATCAATATTGCTGGAACAGAAAAATTAGAACTTGTAACTAAAATCGACCCATCTCTTATTGGTGGTTTCGTCGCCAGTGTAGGATCAAAAGTAATTGATGCTTCCCTTGCTTCACAAATTAGAAAACTTGGCTTATCCCTTTCCAAGTAA